gcccaagtacatgtcctagttgtttcctaaatgcaaaactatcactgttttgtgcgtTATTTTGCATTgtagtgttaagtccttccattaccaaactgaatgacttaattttacttatagcttagctgttatttccgtttagttttttgtcaggagagaattcagctgagggggcacagtgacctttttggacgggcctggacccccatTGCCCGCCGCTAATGCCGACGCTGCTGTTCTCTCAGTCTATCCTGTGACTCTAACTggtttatttttcatgtttacagtcagtgttcctgttttgacctcagactgacttcagatcagaagatgagtgattgtgtggaggaagaggaggacggagcagagcctctagtctctggctgtctgtctaTAAAGAGTGATCAGTCTAAAGATGATCCTCCactcttcagtaatgaacctggaccctcagagtcaaagtaagagagctgctactaactcatttatatgactcattttcactttcctctaccaatactgttttctgttgattttgtgtttctgttttaaaatttctactaaaatgtatttactaaCTGAAGTTGAACACACTTTTCGTGACACAAAGAGAATTCATTTGTGCATTCTTCCTCTtcgtatctgtgacagctgtcagtcacccagaaaagctgtaatctaagaggactaatacaaactttaaaccacattattgacagtagcagtagtttgtgtgtttttcaaggattcatgtgatctgaataaaatcatcttggtgtttgcagagttcagtccagaccgagagcagagtctccagtacccagctgtctgtctatgaacaGTGACAAGTCCATGGATGGTGGTCTGTACTtcaagggctgtctgatggcgaggtaaagggctgtctgacggcgaggtaaagggctgtctgacagcgaggtaaagggctgtctgatggcgaggtaaagggctgtctgacggcgaggtaaagggctgtctgacggcgaggtaaagggctgtctgacggcgaggtaaagcagctaaggacgggagcagcagaaaatcttaatttagccacctaaaaaaataaatccatttaagtgaacactatatttagaatattttctctgctttacctcgccgtcagacagccctttacctcgccatcagacagccctttctgacggggaactgaagccgttatatcactgTCTTgagagccaccagactccattcacagaaacagtaatttaacctctcagaacacgagagttgctggtctaccgctgcatccatcggttagttagtctgtgttattgtgtgactttctgatctgaactaacgtggcgtccacagcagtacatcgcttagcTTCCTGTCgctactcctgtctgcttctcctgactgggagcacgccgaccaccatctaagttactgtattaatacacgactataaggatgtatatatactgtattaatacactgactataaggatgtatatatactgtattaatacactgactataaggatgtatatatactgtattaatacactgactataaggatgtatatatactgtattaatacaccgactataaggatgtatatatactgtattaatacaccgactataaggatgtatatatactgtacatgtagcagtgtcatcatgtagaaacctacgtcaggtcgcGTGGGAGAACGTTTTTAGAAGGTCTTGAagggaaaacagcattttgacgATAAAACATTCGTACGTAGagttcagatttgaatacataaggaacaccactgggaagatacagaatgatataaaaacaaagttatgccatgattttgttgattgtgtgtttgtatattaaagttctactaaaatgtattttctaacTGAAGTTGAACACACTTTTCGTGACACAAAGAGAATTCATTTGTGCATTCTTCCTCTtcgtatctgtgacagctgtcagtcacccagaaaagctgtaatctaagaggactaatacaaactttaaaccacattattgacagtagcagtagtttgtgtgtttagagctactgaaatgtttttgtcatcatcGAGGCAGATcactaaatgtttaataagACAGTCAGATAGGAAAAACAGctaattcttgtttattaaagcaggagatttaaaataaaggaacattttcattacagactgaatgctgaattcagCAACAACACTTTAACTCTTCCCTGTGACCAGGGTCTGACTTTAGCTTTTTACCCTTCCTGCCACTGGCAGacaagtatttatttttgtctgccattcagaaattgtatctgccacttttgaaatctgtgcgctaaatgaaggaataacattttagatctgatgtcattcaagcCTGTTATTCAGGGCAgtgagggtactgtacacagtactgtactgtactttgttattgtcatctatagtggatatttgcataaaaacacaaaattaaaatgattatgattatttaaatatttgctttaataaaaaaaaatctttgtaagttgtttagagctagtgttaggaagttaaacaggtcataattctctctctattatctattttatattaccgtgaaaacatctccttcaaacaactggatatTTTAAGATATTCCTCTAATCCACCTTAATGACCTAAAAAGAGATTCATGTGAtctgaataaaatcatcttggtgtttgcagagttcagtccagacagagagcagagtctccagtacccagctgtctgtctatgaagagtgactggtCCATGGGTCGTCCTCCagtcttcagtaatgaacctggaccctcagagtcaaagtaagagactgtttttactgtaagctgacctggtggacgatgatgatgcattgaggatgaagactaaatgttctgctaaaaGATTTATATTCCTCAAAATGCAGCTTCATGTTGTACTAATTGAGCAAGAACAAGTGTCATTTCTGGCTACCATCTATGtttggattatgaaaaagagtTGCAACTCAGGAAAGTggcttaaattatttttattatgcaacagacagaatatttatttttctttcagatGTTGAGAAGAATCTTAGTCATATaagtctgaaaacaaaaacagaaaaagcacATTAGTCTTTAATCAaattgatttaaacataaaaatgaggtaacatttgaccaaaactcattttaattcaacctGTTCAATCTGAAAGAGATTCTCATAAACACCCCGTGTTAAACAGCTGATTTGTGTGAGTAACACGCCCTCATAGATAAACTCAAAGGTCAATGGTTTCCTGTAAATGAATAACAGAGCAGAAGGATGAAGACTGTAGACTGaggcagggtgagtgttaatccaacattttattactttactgTCAAAGTGTCTGAATCAGTTttctccctgtggactgtagaggagagaaatgcacagctgccaccttgtggttttCTGGCGTGCCCTCGCAATATGTGTATCCATGAGGGTGGTCTGTACTTCAGgtatgaacctggaccctcagagtcaaagtaagagactgtttttactgtgcACTGACCtggtggatgatgatgcattgaggatgaagactaaatgttctgctaacagatttctattcctgatgcagaactattagtgcagatactgtttcaaaCTAAGATGGATCTTAGTCTGGATTGTATAGCCACAAAGTACTgcttgtatttctgtaacaaaacacctgagaacctccatttcacaatttacacttcatgaaaatattcatatttctgcCCGAACGTTGAAGTCGCTGTAAAGATTTACAActattcaaaatctgaaagaatgtgcttcaaatgtgtaattcatttcCTCATATTTGTCCTCAACATACTGTGTTGGTTTGACTTCTCCTAAAATCAGCTGTTACGACAGCttctttgaagtggggttgtacgtatactcccgtgttctgggaAGTCAAATTACTGtccgttgttcccctttaatacaaACTCATCACTTTCTGCAGCTACTTCACTGTAAATGTCCTCCATTAAAGAGAGATGATTATGTCCTTTACTGATTCACAGTCACTTTGGGCAGTTTAGTttgagttagttaggtttaaactgaggttagaagtgatctaaatattgaggtagaCCAGCAGTCTAAGACACACATCATGTAACACGGGTGCTCTGGTGTTCCTTGTTAGAATAGAATAATATCAGTGTTTTAATAATGgccgttgttcccctttaataaacaaactGGAGGCAGATcactaaatgtttaataagacagtcagataggaaaagcagctaattcttgtttattaaagcaggagatttaaaataaaggaacattttcattacagactgaatgctgaattcagTAACAACACGTTAACTCTTCTCTgtgaccagggtctgaaatgaactctcttcacttcctgccactgtggcaggcaagtatttctTTTTGTCTAccactcagaaatgttatctgccacttttgaaatctgtgcgctaaatgaaggaataacattttagatctgaggtcattcaatgttcaatatattttacataataaacattatatacacggtaaattacagtgtttgaataCACCGTGATGTTTGGGAGAGCCCTATTATTCGGGGCAGGGAGGGTAccgtacacagtactgtactgtactttgtaattgtcatctatagtggatATTTAAATCAAGATATAAAAAATCTTAGTAAGCtgtttagagctagtgttatgaagttaaacatgtcataattctctctctaaaacatcttcaaacaactggatttattcaagtttctcaccaaaaacttaattttacgagattacatttgaacacatcatgataacgttgtaatttaccttcacccaatagtcattttgcTTAGCAGACcgtgaacgcctcataataataactcaatggcacctctgttaacgttagtagctccgttatttaaccagtcaggactgtgctgcccactggctgctaacagctaacactactaactctcttcctgttgatttaaacacagatgtgttgttcacagtgttgcATTATCTGGTATAAATAcggtgcgtcccctcaggtttagtagcgccatgctgttgagtgcttttttttccttccgccatggctccggtcccaaacaaactgaaatatGATACAGCATGCGTATgagtcattgtgcagcgtaactgtgggaaagcatcaataagaggaatcgatagtcacggaggcatgagatgccaagaaagcggacaactaCTGTTCTCTGTTCCCATCACTAGCgctttccctgcctgccaagtGGCGAATGGccaatttcagaccctgcctgtGAACATCTGAGCTTCTAGACATTATCGGCCGAATCTTGATATTTTTCAACGACAATCAACAAATCATgtaatgtctccacagagagaagaagaggagtcatgCTTCTGTGGAGGAGCTGATGTCCAGATCCAGAAAAAGACCTCGACTGctgacagccagtcagaccagcactgtacaaagtaagactgtagatcggtctgctgatgtcttcatgtctgaaAACAGgacttgttgttttaatacactgactattgttGTGACAACCATTTAAGATCTGCTCCACCATACATATCTGCTCTGCATCACTTGTACTTTGTTCTCCTTTGAGAgaaaatctgaactgaaaggactaaatttatatttttatgttttgtttttatgatagcaGTCCGTCTTtgcattaaccaatcagaatgctgtttgttttccatCTGCATAGATGAAGATGGAGAACTATTAAACTCTGTGTAAagcaacaacatcactgttctatcacagacagacagtcacactgacgaaaggggagtttttccttgccattgTCGCATAACAATACATGCTCATGAttttgttgggtctctaaattatagagtacggtctagacctgctctatatgaaaagcgtctttagataacttctgttatgatttgacgctttataaaaatgaattgaactgaactgaactgaacaggaGCCACAGACTTTGAACAACATTAGCGTTCCTGCTACAGTCTCCTTCTCTAACTTACAAACATCTTGTCCTGCAGAGCAACTTATTGAAAAactattgaaaataaatataaaaactacTTTGACGTTAGTTTTGACTTCAAGAAGGGATGATGACTTTAtaacctttacttctttatatgttcttatattgattatttttatattggCATTGGAAATAAtaagtttctttgttttgtcttaaactttgtctctctctttcagcagatagaggtctgcaggaggttgtagatgaacataagatcagtctgaatagaggtctgcaggaggttgtagatgaacataagatcagtctgaggaggagatgtgaatgtgtgactgaaggaactaatgaaacaggaagtggaaccctcctcaacaggatctacactgagctctacatcacagagggactgagtgaagaggttaatacccaacatgaggtgaggcagcttgagacagcttccaagaagaagaccctccatgacgctccaatcaagtgcaacgacatctttaaagccttacctgaccaacagggacacatcagagtcgttatgacgaacggcgtcgctggcgttggaaaaaccttctcagtgcagaagttcactctggactgggcagagggcttggaaaaccaagatgtcagtctggtggttctgctttcgttcagggagctgaacttgatcagagatgagcagtacagtcttctcatgctgctccgtgttttccatccaacattacagaaggtcacagcagagaagctcgctgtctgtaaagttctgttcatctttgacggcctggatgaaagcagactttcactggatttcaagaacaacaaggttgtgtctgatgtcaaccagaagtcatcagtcaacgtgctgttgacaaacctcatcaaggggaatctgcttccctcagctctcgtctggataacttcccgacctgcagcagccaatcagatccctcctgcatgtgttgacagggtaacagaagtacgaggcttcactgacgcccagaaggaggagtacttcaggaggagagtcagtgatgaagagctgtccagcagaatcatctcacacgtcaagacatccaggagcctccacatcatgtgtctaatcccagtcttctgctggatcactgctacagttctggaccacatgttgactacagacctgagaggagagctgcccaagaccctgactgacctgtactcacacttcctggTGGTTcaaacaaagaggaagaagcagaagtatggtgagggacatgagacgagtccacaggagctgacgaAGGCTGACAGGaaagttcttctgaagctggggaggctggcgtttgaacatctggagaaaggagacatcatgttctaccaagaagacctggagcggtgtggtcttgatgtcacagaggcctcggtgtactcaggagtttgtacagagatcttcaaaagagagtgtgtgatcttccagaaaacagtctactgctttgttcacctgagcattcaggagtttctggctgcagtctacgtgttccactgttacacaaacaggaaCACACAGGTACTGAAGGCCTTCCTGGGAGAAGACTATGTTCATTCAACCCTGGATGTCTTCCTGAAGAGAGCGATGGAGAAACCCCTGAGGagtaaaaatggccacctggacctgtttgttcgcttccttcatggcctctctctggagtccaaccagagactcttaagaggtctgctgggtcagacagacaacagtccagaaatcatccagagaatcatcaacaacctgaagaaGATGAACAGATATGATAtctctcctgacagaagcatcaacatcttccactgtctgacggagatgaacgaccactcggtacatcaggagatccaagagttcctgaagtcagagaacagatcagagaagaGCCTCTCTgagatccactgctcagctctggcctacatgctgcagatgtcagaggaggttctggatgagttggacctgaagAAGTACAACACAACAGACGAGGGACGActgagactgattccagctgtgaggaactgcagaaaagctctgtaagtccagatgtgattaactttatagatcagtgtagattagtagtttagttcttcaaatatacacactataaattTATTCCTGtgttccacgtgtttattacataaataagtcagttgtattttgtcacagatgttcttgagTTGTTTAAAATGTTGAGTTAAAAAATGTTCCAGTAGGTTTtgtttctagctgtcaagttaatgaacacttgttctatttatttataataattgttacattttacagttttttcttatttatctttggggtgatggagacgacatgtgaacctggtaaaacaaatgaaaaaaacaaaagatcagctgactggtggagcgctgggtctaaccggtgtaacggcagcaacagaatgtttgctgatccggcggggagtcggggcggtcctgggatcagagctctggtgctggggtttgctttcaataggccttgcaccACATTACACCTTACCTTGTGTGTTATTCAGCTCATCTCTTTCGTTggcttcaaatccaaactgttTCCATGCTGCcgcagtttttgttttctttgagaccagctctgccatgtctcgtctcgtctcgtctcgtctcgtcaccccaaaaaatacttgaactttctagtaaacaaacaTCTTCTTGTTTATAAACCAACATaacatcataatattacgttaatcacgttgtcatattgcttattagtaatgcaatacaggctggatttagcactgtgactctgtcggcacaggttgttgatgttggctactttttaatttgccagaacgtgtcataatgtcataatgacaaatgtcGGTACCGCCAgttagcataaaatcaaaccggtttAAGCTTGTACACTGTACCTGGACGGACTGGCAAAACCGAAAACCGACCCAACTCTAGCATTAGCCACCTTAAACTACTGATCATACGAGACAAAGATTGTTGttgtaaaacccctgagtgtgttTAATCGTgcaatggtgcattttattgcaAAGGAATTTAAGTTGTGTTCCATCATTACACGAAgttgtctctcatcctgtcatctaccgcttttttctttctcaacgcggacggacagcagctcccgcacctcgatgtctcgccacacacatatctctctgtcatcagttacactgtgcatgtattataccctgtggtcttaatgctcaggctgattggaATTCTTAAAACAATtgctgaatccggatcatgatccagatcgccaacagaatctaatggattgttcattgtgctacatcCAAAAAACGTAAGACAagattagctgaaccactgatgtgaggagcaaatgttaatccaaatatatatcaaattgtttagtcatcaaatgcatgaagtaaatataaactgtcctctttcataataacatattttgtcatttttgtgtcatgACAGACTTTCTAAATGTGGACTCTCAGCTACTCACTatgaagttgtggcctcagctctgaagtccaacccctcccatctgagagaacTGGACCTGAGTTACAACGTATtactgcaggattcaggagtgaagctgctgtctgctagactggagagtccaaactgtagactggagactctgaggtcagttcactgactgtagcttATGTAGTttgaacacacactctctacacactggctctgctccagatggctttagagagggacattcacgtttttgcgtcggccaccgtagctctccaacatgcttggcacacaggagaggcttcagttggttgcaatctccttaCTTCACCGCTatataccgccagatcctacacactggacctttaaccacagaccttatttcaggcatctaactaaaaacccattcaaaaaacccattgacctccagacgagggaacaggaagtgctaaaatgctaactcatttctgggttttaggactcattcctgtagcgctctatttgaacatgtctaaaggtgcagcactcttcaacaaacgCGTATTGTACCAATTTAAAggcacataagtgatgattatgaacgaCACCATCAAATTAGAGTTTTCTATGGTTCTAAGTTATTCTCacgttctttttgacagcagatctaactgtgctctgttttcatgaCAGCATTGACTTATTATTTGAAGCCTCAGACATTTAGAttgcaacaaaaaacaaataaatattctgcatcagaaacatctttgcaggttcatatttttttcaagtctatctgaatacaatactcacatgttcatgtatattcaaagagttattgatgtctgtcatcattccttctgtctTTGAAGCAATCCCTGTATAACCTGAGTCTTAtgagatgaggactaaatccacagtctggttctgtgtaaaatgacctataaagttgatcttaaactaatcagaggcttcagcagtctgagttagatctattagggctgggtgacttggacaaaatcaaatatcacaatatttttgaccaaatactttgatatcgatattgcgacgatattgtagggttgaccattggtgctttcacaaagtatttacacaatgacatttttgataaatattcatcagtaatgtggatataatgactaataataggacagctagaacagtctggtaagttcagaaaattacatcactttactgtaatgtagcctttaaaaccaggaaaagacaacacttacaGTCCCCTCGAAAACTATTGGAACAGCGAGGCCAATTCCTTTATTTCTGCTGCacactgaaaacatttgggTTTGACATCAAAAGATGAATATGAGACAAGAGATCAGGATTTCAGCTTCTACTTCCAGGTATGTACATCTAGATCTGTTAAAAAACTTAGAAGATAGCACCTGTTGTTTGAACCCACCCATTTTTCAAGTGAGCTAAATTATTGGAACATGTGACTGTCGGGGGATTTCTGTTGCCCAGGTGTGTCCTATTACATTGATTATTCAAACAATAAATAGCGCTGAATGTGTACTCTCAGTTTCAGCTTTGGGTTTTGCCTGTGCAGACTGCATTCATAGTTAAAAAGGTGTAACCAACATGAAGACCAGAGAGCTGTTTATGGTAAAAAAGCAAGCAATTTTGAAGCTGAGAGAAGATGGAAAATCAATCAGAGCCATTGCACAAACATTGGTCGTAGCCAGTAAAACCATTTGGAATGTCctgaagaagaaagaaaccaCTGGTGTACTGAGCAACAGACGTCGAACCAGTAGACCAAGGAAAATATCAGCAGTTGATGACAAACATTATGAGAGCTGAAAAGAAAAACCCTAAAACAACTGTCAGTGACATCACCAACAACCTCCAGAGGGCAGGAGTGAAGGTATCACTATCCAACGTTCTCAGAGGACTTCAGGAACAAAAGAACAGAGGCTACACCAGAAGATGCAAACCACTCATTAGCAATAAGAATAGGAAGGCCAGATTggaatttgacaaaaagtacAGAGACGAGGCTCAAACGTTGtgctcattgattaggacaaagtgatgttgagctacacatttaaaacctgaatacatctgattggattataaagtgatttttatcttcatcatttgttctttattcagattgaggagctgcagtttgtcagagatcagctgtgcttctctggcctcagctctgaagtccaacccctcccatctgagagagctggatctgagtgaAAACgagctgaaggattcaggagtgaagcagctgtgtggttttctagagagtccacactgtagactggagactctgaggtcagttcactgactctctgttactattATAGATCTTATATCtttaattaacaattgaacctgatttatgtacaaacataacttacatccataaagttgttaatgtccttttgttcatattttcatgtttctttaactaaattcagtctgcagtcacaaaagacttctgtttcttaaagaaactgtagaaaatgtccactgttagcTGTTAAAGTGAattaatgtttatcattgttggtaaatggtcacatctggatacagaagatcctctgaactaatatttgttttacattaatcaagtttacttcatgaagtagaaatattcctctggtttctgattgtttcaacgtattccacaaataatgtctgatcattggtattgatccttcagcacacacacatagatgaacacatagatcagcagcatgttatcaatgtgtgttgacatgaacaggtgtatgaatgttatggtgacatttggatgatgtctgtagaaggctgacattatgatgatccacaataacacaatgacaaagtcactctactcattttagggaaaagatcattgattaggacatagtgatgttgaactacacatttaaaacctgaacacatctgattggattataaagtgatttttatcttcatcatttattctttattcagattgtggttctgcaggttgtcagagatcagctgtgcttctctggcctcagctctgaagtccaacccctcccatctgagagagctgcagCTGACTAACAAtgacctgaaggattcaggaatGAAGCAGCTGTGTGATCTTgtggagagtccaaactgtagactggagactt
This portion of the Sebastes fasciatus isolate fSebFas1 chromosome 1, fSebFas1.pri, whole genome shotgun sequence genome encodes:
- the LOC141768369 gene encoding uncharacterized protein LOC141768369 isoform X1, which translates into the protein MSDCVEEEEDGAEPLVSGCLSIKSDQSKDDPPLFSNEPGPSESKVQSRPRAESPVPSCLSMNSDKSMDGGLYFKGCLMARVQSRQRAESPVPSCLSMKSDWSMGRPPVFSNEPGPSESKEKKRSHASVEELMSRSRKRPRLLTASQTSTVQTDRGLQEVVDEHKISLNRGLQEVVDEHKISLRRRCECVTEGTNETGSGTLLNRIYTELYITEGLSEEVNTQHEVRQLETASKKKTLHDAPIKCNDIFKALPDQQGHIRVVMTNGVAGVGKTFSVQKFTLDWAEGLENQDVSLVVLLSFRELNLIRDEQYSLLMLLRVFHPTLQKVTAEKLAVCKVLFIFDGLDESRLSLDFKNNKVVSDVNQKSSVNVLLTNLIKGNLLPSALVWITSRPAAANQIPPACVDRVTEVRGFTDAQKEEYFRRRVSDEELSSRIISHVKTSRSLHIMCLIPVFCWITATVLDHMLTTDLRGELPKTLTDLYSHFLVVQTKRKKQKYGEGHETSPQELTKADRKVLLKLGRLAFEHLEKGDIMFYQEDLERCGLDVTEASVYSGVCTEIFKRECVIFQKTVYCFVHLSIQEFLAAVYVFHCYTNRNTQVLKAFLGEDYVHSTLDVFLKRAMEKPLRSKNGHLDLFVRFLHGLSLESNQRLLRGLLGQTDNSPEIIQRIINNLKKMNRYDISPDRSINIFHCLTEMNDHSVHQEIQEFLKSENRSEKSLSEIHCSALAYMLQMSEEVLDELDLKKYNTTDEGRLRLIPAVRNCRKALLSKCGLSATHYEVVASALKSNPSHLRELDLSYNVLLQDSGVKLLSARLESPNCRLETLRLRSCSLSEISCASLASALKSNPSHLRELDLSENELKDSGVKQLCGFLESPHCRLETLRLRDCRLSEISCASLASALKSNPSHLRELQLRDNNLKDSGVKFLCGFLESPHCRLDTLRLRHCSLSEISCASLASALKSNPSHLRELDLSGNDLQDSGVKLLCGFLESPHCRLETLRLRSCSLSDISCASLASALKSNPSHLRELDLRGNNLKDSDVKLLSDLVKSPHCRLETLRLSDCRLSEISCASLASALKSNPSHLRELDLSDNKLKDSGVKLLCGFLESPHCRLESLRLKRCKLSEISCASLASALRSNPSHLRELDLSLNELQDSGVKLLSDLVKSPNCRLETLRLSDCSLSEISCASLASALKSNPSHLRELDLRGNKLKDSGVKRLCGFLESPHCRLETLRLWSCSLSEISCAFLASALKSNPSHLRQLDLRGNKLKDSGVKRLCGFLESPHCRLETLRLMSCSLSEISCASLASALKSNPSHLRELDLRHNNLKDSDMKLLSDLVESPHCRLETLELRRCRLSEISCASLASALKSNPSHLRELDLRGNNLKDSGVKLLCGFLESPHCRLETLRLSDCSLSEISCASLASALKSNPSHLRELDLSDNKLKDSGVKLLFGFLESPHCRLEILRLSWCSLSEISCASLASALKSNPSHLRELDLGDNKLKDSGVKLLSDLVESPNCKLETLRLWHCRLSEISCASLASALTSNPSHLRELDLGNNNLKDSGVKLLSDLVESPHCKLETLRLKCCSLSEISCASLASALKSNPSHLRELDLSLNKLLQDSGVKLLSGLVESPHCRLETLRLRDCSLSEISCASLASALKSNPSHLRELDLSGNDLKDLGVMQLFGFLESPHCRLETLRLSWCRLSEISCASLASALKSNPSHLRELDLSRNNLEESDVKKLFDLVESPHCKLETLSL